In Acaryochloris marina S15, a single genomic region encodes these proteins:
- a CDS encoding response regulator, whose product MKLLLVEDDLADIELTQNGVQRSHAAIDLDWVVDGQSALSYLFREGEYQEKSLPSMILLDLNLPGIHGLQVLETIKKNDAFCMIPVIIFTTSDADKDIQKAYELGANCFIQKPASLSQYISTISSISTYWTEIAKLPSKS is encoded by the coding sequence ATGAAACTTTTACTAGTTGAAGATGATCTTGCGGATATCGAATTAACCCAAAATGGTGTCCAGCGCTCTCATGCTGCTATTGATTTAGATTGGGTTGTGGATGGACAAAGTGCTCTATCCTATTTATTCCGGGAAGGAGAATACCAGGAAAAAAGTCTACCCAGCATGATTCTCCTAGACCTCAATCTGCCGGGTATTCATGGGTTACAGGTGTTGGAGACTATCAAGAAAAATGACGCTTTTTGCATGATCCCAGTCATCATTTTTACGACCTCAGATGCAGATAAAGATATCCAAAAAGCCTACGAGCTAGGGGCCAACTGCTTTATTCAAAAGCCAGCCAGCCTATCTCAATACATCAGTACTATTTCAAGCATTAGTACATATTGGACAGAAATTGCTAAACTGCCTTCCAAAAGCTAG
- a CDS encoding bifunctional diguanylate cyclase/phosphodiesterase, whose protein sequence is MHAFGSQIIPVSNTEILIIEDDIQDVEIVTRLLGKEKQSSIMLNHCPTLHAGLNTLRDQSTIDLILLDLSLSDAQGLETFRKIHDAFPNIPLIILSGNSDERLALEAMQQGAQDFLVKGRFDSTVLTRAIQYAMERQHQRLELEYKNLALKALSDQLAVANLELERLAAVDSLTRVFNRRRFDEVFLTEWNRLLREEKPLSLIMCDVDHFKAYNDTYGHQAGDLCLEKIAQTIAKVAKRPADCVARYGGEEFVVVLPNTDISGANHVAESIRGGIHNLNLPHSTSPVSNRITLSLGVACQVPDEAIAPSLLIEAADRAMYTAKAGGRDRIQVHYADCAVNLQSRQTLQWVSRLRDALEHNHFELYAQPIQALQAESAEPCFEILLRLCDQPGIVCSPGIFFPVAEQYDFMPRIDRWVIKHLFADLGEINSLMLQEAIFFVNLSGATFKNMEIASFIAEQLARHNLRPEQFCFEVSETVALKNIEAAAQLTRALKDMGCKVALDDFGSGLSSFTHLKKIPADFVKIDGSFIRGVVDDDMSKGVVEAIHHVSKIMGLQTIAEYVESRAILDLLNDFHIDFAQGYFFGPARPLVDTLATWQTTAYTERLSA, encoded by the coding sequence ATGCACGCATTTGGCTCACAAATTATTCCAGTCAGTAATACTGAAATCTTGATCATTGAAGATGATATTCAAGATGTCGAAATAGTGACGCGGTTATTGGGGAAGGAAAAACAAAGTTCCATCATGCTCAATCATTGCCCAACGTTGCATGCTGGTTTGAATACCCTAAGAGATCAATCCACAATTGATCTGATTTTGCTGGATTTATCTCTATCTGATGCTCAAGGACTGGAGACATTTCGCAAAATCCATGATGCTTTTCCGAATATCCCTTTGATTATTCTGAGTGGTAATAGTGATGAGCGGCTTGCCTTAGAAGCAATGCAACAAGGTGCACAGGATTTTCTCGTCAAAGGACGATTTGACAGTACAGTTCTGACCCGCGCGATTCAATATGCAATGGAGCGTCAGCATCAGCGTCTGGAGCTTGAATACAAGAATTTGGCCTTAAAAGCACTATCGGATCAGCTGGCAGTGGCTAACCTAGAGCTGGAGAGGCTGGCTGCCGTAGATAGTTTGACTCGTGTCTTCAATCGGCGACGGTTTGATGAGGTGTTTCTAACGGAGTGGAATCGCTTACTCCGCGAGGAGAAACCTTTGTCTTTGATCATGTGTGATGTTGATCATTTCAAAGCTTACAACGATACCTATGGTCATCAAGCCGGTGATTTATGTTTAGAGAAAATCGCCCAAACAATTGCTAAAGTTGCCAAACGTCCGGCAGACTGTGTTGCTCGATATGGCGGGGAAGAGTTTGTCGTTGTACTTCCCAATACGGACATCAGCGGGGCCAACCATGTCGCAGAATCCATCCGGGGGGGCATCCATAATCTCAACCTACCGCATTCCACCTCTCCGGTTAGTAACCGCATCACCCTGAGTTTGGGAGTAGCATGTCAAGTGCCGGATGAGGCGATTGCTCCCTCTTTGTTGATTGAAGCTGCTGATCGAGCCATGTATACGGCAAAAGCAGGTGGCCGGGATCGCATCCAGGTGCACTATGCTGATTGCGCCGTTAATCTTCAGTCTCGACAAACCTTGCAGTGGGTGAGTCGATTACGGGATGCCCTTGAGCATAATCACTTTGAATTATATGCCCAGCCGATTCAGGCTTTACAAGCAGAATCGGCTGAGCCTTGCTTTGAAATTTTGCTGCGCTTATGCGATCAGCCAGGTATTGTCTGTTCTCCCGGCATATTTTTTCCCGTTGCCGAGCAGTATGATTTTATGCCCCGTATTGATCGCTGGGTGATCAAGCATTTGTTTGCAGACTTAGGAGAAATTAATTCCTTAATGTTGCAAGAAGCGATCTTTTTCGTTAATTTGTCCGGGGCAACGTTTAAAAACATGGAAATTGCCTCTTTTATTGCAGAACAGCTCGCCCGGCACAATTTAAGACCAGAGCAATTCTGCTTTGAAGTCTCAGAAACAGTTGCCCTGAAAAATATTGAAGCCGCTGCTCAACTGACAAGAGCCCTCAAGGATATGGGGTGTAAAGTTGCCTTAGATGATTTTGGCAGTGGCTTGTCTTCGTTTACCCATTTGAAAAAGATCCCTGCTGACTTTGTCAAAATCGATGGCTCTTTTATTCGAGGAGTGGTTGACGATGATATGTCTAAGGGCGTGGTGGAAGCAATTCATCATGTTTCGAAAATTATGGGTCTGCAGACCATTGCGGAGTATGTAGAATCGCGTGCCATTCTAGATCTGCTCAATGACTTTCATATTGACTTCGCCCAGGGTTATTTCTTTGGACCTGCCCGACCTTTGGTTGACACCCTCGCGACTTGGCAAACGACCGCTTATACCGAGCGCTTGTCTGCTTAA
- a CDS encoding DnaJ domain-containing protein, translated as MHVGEAYLQTLSLNKNATFDEVREAYQDLVMVWHPDRFLHNPRLYKKAEAKLKEFNQAYSYLKSHQSRSRKAAPHQPKTAPPARSKTPKKRHGMACPWLTFSDAAYILNHYSFEAVAPKAAGHQTFHSGPFVLDICNQPAEVILSVPCDSVHAFDRILLSIPCKSQGHFQQEEAKQLLHLLQDQGR; from the coding sequence ATGCATGTTGGCGAGGCATATCTGCAAACCTTATCCCTCAATAAAAACGCGACCTTTGATGAAGTGCGGGAAGCCTATCAGGATCTGGTAATGGTTTGGCATCCCGATCGGTTTTTGCATAATCCTCGCCTCTATAAAAAAGCGGAAGCCAAACTAAAAGAATTTAACCAAGCCTACTCCTACTTAAAATCTCATCAATCTCGGTCTCGTAAAGCTGCGCCCCATCAACCGAAGACTGCTCCACCTGCGCGATCCAAAACACCGAAAAAGCGCCATGGTATGGCTTGTCCTTGGTTAACCTTTAGCGATGCTGCCTATATTCTCAATCACTACTCTTTTGAAGCAGTAGCACCCAAAGCTGCGGGGCACCAAACTTTCCATAGTGGGCCTTTTGTTTTAGATATCTGTAATCAGCCTGCAGAGGTGATTCTTTCAGTTCCTTGTGATTCGGTCCATGCCTTTGATCGGATTTTGCTGTCTATTCCCTGCAAGTCCCAAGGTCATTTTCAGCAAGAAGAAGCAAAACAGTTGCTCCATTTGCTGCAGGATCAAGGTCGCTAA
- a CDS encoding pentapeptide repeat-containing protein — protein MSKYKIAMAGEHLALLYRGPDVWNRWRQDHSQKSPNLAGCNLGQMDLQAFDLSHTDLTSTNLRGANLTGVNLSNSLLCGANLIEAQLTRIEGVAINLHHAQLQGADLRDANLIGGDLDEAVLLEAELSRANLVGCSLKHADIRRAELEAAQLHRADLRFAELAAANLIQAGLSQANLSYATLTGAYLYGADFSRANLRAAHCSQAYLVRANFTDINAEEIDLAWSNLSKVNFTGANLRRASLRGARLHRAQFNQTCLEEADWELASLAQARGLPSLSC, from the coding sequence ATGAGCAAATACAAGATTGCTATGGCAGGGGAACATCTAGCCCTTTTATATCGTGGCCCTGACGTTTGGAATCGGTGGCGACAGGACCATAGCCAGAAGTCTCCTAATCTTGCAGGCTGTAACCTAGGGCAAATGGATTTACAGGCATTCGACCTGAGCCATACAGACTTGACATCCACTAATTTACGCGGAGCCAACTTAACAGGCGTCAACTTAAGCAACAGTCTTTTGTGTGGTGCCAACTTAATCGAAGCCCAGCTCACAAGGATTGAAGGTGTTGCCATCAACCTCCACCATGCTCAGTTGCAAGGGGCCGATCTTAGAGATGCAAATTTAATTGGCGGTGATTTAGACGAAGCAGTCTTGCTAGAAGCTGAACTGAGTCGAGCCAACTTGGTCGGTTGTAGTTTAAAGCATGCAGATATTCGGCGAGCAGAACTAGAAGCAGCCCAGCTCCACAGAGCAGATTTAAGGTTTGCAGAACTAGCAGCAGCCAACCTGATTCAGGCAGGCTTAAGTCAGGCGAACTTAAGCTATGCGACCTTAACAGGAGCTTATTTGTATGGGGCAGATTTTAGTCGTGCCAACCTGCGGGCAGCCCACTGTAGTCAAGCCTATCTAGTTCGGGCTAACTTCACAGATATCAATGCCGAAGAGATAGACCTAGCTTGGAGTAATTTGAGTAAGGTGAACTTCACCGGAGCAAATTTGCGGCGAGCCAGTTTACGGGGAGCCCGGCTCCATCGGGCCCAGTTCAACCAAACCTGCCTGGAGGAAGCCGACTGGGAATTAGCGAGTTTAGCGCAAGCCAGGGGATTGCCCAGCTTAAGCTGTTAG
- a CDS encoding NAD(P)/FAD-dependent oxidoreductase — protein MVNIVVIGGGAAGFWGAIACAEAHPQARVMILEASGQLLSKVRISGGGRCNVTHACFEPTQLVGNYPRGSKALRGAFSRFQPQDTVRWFQSHGVSLKTEADGRMFPKTNDSETIIACLQRTAKTLGIQVRTGVSVTHIHHEAQFTIQCKSGEKLRCDRILLATGSHPLGYRLAQQLGHTLVSPVPSLFTFKIKDSRLQDLAGIAVAPVQLRLTVGDQKFDQRGPLLVTHWGLSGPAVLKLSAWGARAFHQSRYQGELTVNWVPHHSYEDLRQLLGKTRTAVAKRAIANHCPVKLPQRLWQKLITAAGIAPQQRWADVSKQQLRSLLQELTQGKFQVLGKGVFKDEFVTCGGVDLKQINFKTMESRCCPGLHFAGEVIDIDGITGGFNFQNAWTTAWLAAQAIGHQD, from the coding sequence GTGGTGAATATTGTCGTCATTGGCGGGGGAGCTGCCGGATTCTGGGGGGCCATTGCCTGTGCAGAAGCCCATCCCCAAGCCCGAGTTATGATTTTGGAAGCTAGTGGGCAATTGCTCTCTAAGGTCCGGATCTCAGGGGGCGGGCGCTGCAATGTCACCCATGCTTGCTTTGAACCCACTCAACTCGTGGGCAACTATCCCCGTGGATCTAAGGCCCTGAGAGGCGCGTTTAGTCGGTTTCAGCCTCAAGATACGGTACGTTGGTTTCAATCCCACGGCGTCTCCTTAAAAACAGAAGCCGATGGCCGCATGTTTCCCAAAACGAATGATTCGGAAACGATTATTGCCTGCCTGCAACGGACAGCCAAGACCTTGGGAATTCAGGTGCGAACAGGGGTGTCGGTGACCCATATCCACCACGAGGCTCAGTTCACAATTCAGTGCAAATCTGGGGAGAAACTTCGGTGCGATCGCATTCTCCTGGCCACGGGCAGTCATCCCCTCGGTTATCGCCTCGCCCAGCAACTCGGCCATACCCTCGTATCACCCGTGCCGTCCTTATTTACCTTCAAAATCAAGGATTCCAGATTGCAAGACTTAGCCGGTATCGCGGTTGCTCCAGTGCAGTTACGGTTAACCGTGGGAGATCAAAAGTTTGATCAGCGGGGGCCGCTCTTAGTCACCCATTGGGGGTTGAGTGGTCCTGCAGTCCTGAAACTCTCCGCTTGGGGGGCTCGGGCCTTTCATCAAAGTCGATACCAGGGGGAATTGACGGTGAACTGGGTGCCCCATCACTCCTATGAAGACCTGCGCCAGCTATTGGGGAAAACTCGAACGGCCGTTGCCAAACGTGCGATCGCAAATCACTGCCCAGTCAAATTGCCCCAACGCCTCTGGCAAAAACTGATCACTGCTGCTGGGATTGCTCCGCAACAGCGCTGGGCTGATGTATCGAAACAGCAATTGAGATCGCTACTGCAAGAGCTGACCCAAGGAAAGTTTCAGGTCCTGGGTAAAGGAGTATTCAAAGACGAGTTTGTCACCTGTGGTGGGGTCGACCTCAAACAGATCAACTTCAAAACCATGGAAAGCCGCTGTTGTCCAGGACTCCATTTTGCCGGCGAAGTCATCGATATTGATGGCATCACCGGTGGATTTAACTTTCAAAATGCCTGGACCACTGCCTGGCTAGCTGCCCAAGCGATAGGGCACCAGGATTAA
- the sir gene encoding sulfite reductase, ferredoxin dependent, whose translation MVNAPPKQPTPPKLSKLEGIKERSHHLRHPLIAELQTDARNLPEEAIQILKFHGSYQQDNRDNRKKGQEKDYQFMLRTRSPGGFIPAELYNTLEELSETYGNHTLRATTRQGFQIHGIIKQNLKTVMAAIIRSMGSTLGACGDLNRNVMAPPAPYTNRPAYTYAQEYADRIADLLTPQTGAYYEIWLDGEKFVSAEEHPDVKAARQRNTNGTNLDDKEEPIYGEHYMPRKFKIAVTVPGDNSIDLYTQDVGLVVILDDQEQLQGFNVFVGGGMGRTHNKEETFARIAEPLGYVAKADVYDLVKAIVATQRDYGDRQQRRHARMKYLINDWGIDKFRSIVEQYFGKSVAPSQPLPEFKYEDYLGWHEQGDGQLFLGISIENGRVFDNGKLQLKSALRQITQQYNLPMRLTANHNLIIYNIQPNNKAAIQGILKNAGVLAETEIDPLVRYAMACPALPTCGLAIAESERAIPGIIDRIRILLNKLELNEQHFVIRMTGCPNGCARPYMAELGFVGIKPTAYQLWLGGSPNQTRLARTFLEVMPIDELETTLEPLLVFFKQKSKTTESFGDFCDRIGFDALRQFMDTYDPATQTGKIPSSNARVRHRVNLREDVYDRLKTTASEQGKTLTEVASDAIDAYLQNPSQT comes from the coding sequence ATGGTCAATGCTCCCCCTAAACAACCGACTCCACCTAAACTTTCCAAATTGGAAGGGATTAAAGAGCGAAGTCATCATCTGCGCCATCCGTTAATTGCAGAACTCCAGACGGATGCGAGAAATTTGCCAGAAGAAGCCATTCAGATCCTTAAATTTCATGGCTCATATCAGCAAGACAATCGCGACAATCGAAAAAAAGGGCAGGAAAAAGACTATCAGTTTATGCTGCGAACCCGAAGTCCGGGTGGATTCATTCCAGCTGAACTATATAACACCCTAGAAGAATTGAGTGAGACCTACGGAAATCACACGCTGCGGGCAACGACACGGCAGGGATTTCAGATTCATGGCATCATCAAGCAAAATCTGAAAACGGTCATGGCCGCCATCATTCGAAGTATGGGCTCAACCCTAGGGGCCTGCGGGGATTTGAACCGTAATGTGATGGCTCCCCCGGCTCCCTATACCAACCGACCGGCCTATACCTATGCCCAAGAGTATGCTGACCGGATCGCAGACCTACTGACGCCCCAAACCGGAGCCTACTATGAGATCTGGTTGGATGGAGAAAAGTTTGTATCGGCTGAAGAACATCCTGATGTTAAAGCCGCTCGACAGCGCAATACCAACGGCACCAATTTAGACGACAAAGAAGAGCCCATCTACGGGGAGCATTACATGCCCCGGAAGTTCAAAATTGCCGTTACCGTGCCGGGAGACAACTCTATCGACCTCTATACCCAGGATGTGGGTTTAGTCGTCATATTGGATGACCAAGAACAACTCCAGGGATTTAATGTGTTCGTGGGTGGCGGTATGGGCCGCACTCACAATAAGGAAGAAACCTTTGCTCGGATTGCCGAGCCTTTGGGCTATGTTGCCAAAGCAGATGTCTACGATTTAGTCAAAGCGATCGTAGCGACTCAACGCGATTATGGTGATCGTCAACAGCGTCGCCATGCCCGCATGAAATACCTCATCAATGATTGGGGGATTGATAAGTTTCGCAGTATTGTTGAACAGTATTTTGGTAAATCCGTCGCTCCTAGCCAACCCCTGCCTGAATTTAAGTATGAAGATTACTTAGGTTGGCATGAACAGGGGGATGGCCAGCTCTTTTTGGGCATTTCGATTGAAAATGGCCGGGTCTTTGATAATGGCAAGCTACAGCTGAAGTCAGCGCTGCGTCAAATTACCCAGCAGTACAATCTGCCCATGCGGCTGACGGCCAATCACAATCTGATTATTTACAATATTCAGCCCAATAACAAAGCGGCCATTCAAGGCATTTTGAAAAATGCAGGCGTGCTGGCAGAGACGGAAATTGATCCGCTGGTTCGCTATGCCATGGCTTGTCCAGCTTTGCCTACCTGCGGATTGGCGATCGCAGAATCGGAACGCGCCATCCCCGGTATTATTGATCGCATCCGAATCCTGCTGAATAAGCTAGAGCTCAATGAACAGCATTTTGTCATTCGGATGACGGGTTGCCCGAATGGTTGTGCTCGTCCCTATATGGCCGAGCTAGGATTTGTGGGGATTAAGCCGACAGCTTATCAGCTCTGGTTAGGGGGAAGTCCGAATCAGACTCGGTTAGCGAGAACTTTCCTCGAAGTCATGCCGATAGACGAGCTGGAGACGACTCTAGAACCGCTCTTAGTTTTCTTTAAGCAAAAGAGCAAAACCACGGAAAGCTTTGGTGATTTTTGCGATCGCATCGGGTTTGATGCCCTACGCCAGTTCATGGATACCTATGATCCGGCGACGCAAACAGGCAAAATTCCTAGCAGCAACGCTCGAGTCCGCCATCGGGTCAACCTTCGGGAAGATGTCTATGATCGTCTGAAGACAACGGCCAGTGAGCAAGGCAAAACCTTAACTGAAGTTGCATCAGACGCCATAGATGCCTATTTGCAGAACCCATCTCAGACCTAA
- the accD gene encoding acetyl-CoA carboxylase, carboxyltransferase subunit beta, whose translation MSLFDWFANRRKSHPVTKAQPEREISDGLWSKCESCGALTYTKDLRANQMVCLECGHHTRVTSDERISQLIDAETWVAMDNDLVACDPLQFHDRKAYCDRILEYQSKTGLQDAVQTGIGELDGLPLALGVMDFRFMGGSMGSVVGEKLTRLIEHATQNRLPLVIVCASGGARMQEGMLSLMQMAKTSAALDQHRTNRLLYIPLLTHPTTGGVTASFAMLGDMILAEPKATIGFAGRRVVEQTLREKLPDDFQTAEYLLSHGFVDAIVPRPELKGTLARLIRIHAQMPMASDISPAAVPVAAAIE comes from the coding sequence ATGTCTTTATTTGATTGGTTTGCAAATCGACGAAAATCTCATCCTGTGACCAAAGCACAGCCAGAACGAGAGATTTCTGATGGCTTATGGTCGAAGTGTGAGTCGTGTGGTGCCCTGACTTACACCAAAGATTTACGGGCCAATCAAATGGTGTGCTTAGAATGTGGACATCATACTCGTGTCACTAGTGATGAGCGGATCTCACAGCTGATTGATGCGGAGACTTGGGTGGCAATGGACAATGACTTAGTCGCTTGTGATCCGCTTCAATTTCACGATCGCAAAGCCTATTGCGATCGCATTCTGGAATACCAGAGCAAAACAGGTCTACAAGATGCCGTCCAAACTGGCATAGGCGAACTCGACGGCCTACCCCTAGCCCTTGGCGTCATGGACTTCCGGTTTATGGGAGGAAGCATGGGATCTGTCGTGGGCGAGAAACTGACCCGCTTGATTGAGCATGCCACCCAGAATCGTCTGCCATTGGTGATTGTTTGCGCCTCAGGTGGCGCCCGGATGCAAGAAGGGATGCTTAGCCTAATGCAGATGGCTAAAACCTCTGCGGCCCTAGATCAGCACCGAACGAACCGCTTACTCTACATTCCATTGCTCACCCACCCCACAACCGGTGGCGTAACAGCTAGTTTTGCGATGCTTGGGGATATGATTTTGGCTGAGCCCAAAGCGACCATTGGCTTTGCAGGTCGCCGGGTCGTCGAACAGACTTTGCGAGAAAAGCTGCCAGACGACTTCCAGACAGCAGAATATTTGCTTAGTCATGGGTTTGTGGATGCCATTGTTCCTAGGCCGGAGTTAAAAGGAACCTTAGCCCGGCTGATTCGAATTCATGCTCAAATGCCGATGGCCTCAGATATTTCACCCGCAGCGGTTCCAGTTGCTGCTGCCATTGAATAG
- a CDS encoding translation initiation factor IF-2, translating into MGFADLSISEIAEDYHLSIEEVCTLCDRLGVAYKAPDTRLALEDVKALILEILANKENT; encoded by the coding sequence ATGGGGTTTGCAGACCTATCGATCTCAGAAATAGCAGAGGACTATCATCTCTCTATTGAAGAGGTTTGTACATTATGCGATCGTCTGGGTGTTGCTTATAAAGCGCCCGACACCCGTTTAGCCCTGGAGGATGTCAAAGCACTTATTTTAGAAATTTTGGCTAACAAAGAAAACACCTAA
- the psbV gene encoding photosystem II cytochrome c-550: MLKRYMLLAVATVFFAFQAFTSTATAAELDDATRTVALNEGSTVTLSTQQAKEGQRLFNFACANCHIGGDTKTNPSINLSASSLAGANPRRDNVESLVDYMNEPTTYDGFDTISEVHPSTQSTDVFPLMRNLSDDDLFDIAGHILIQPSVIGDQWGGGKANR, from the coding sequence ATGCTGAAAAGATACATGTTGCTGGCGGTGGCTACAGTATTTTTTGCTTTTCAAGCATTCACCAGTACTGCAACTGCTGCTGAATTAGATGATGCGACTCGAACAGTTGCGTTAAATGAGGGGAGTACCGTTACTCTATCCACGCAGCAAGCGAAAGAGGGCCAGCGCTTATTCAACTTTGCCTGTGCAAACTGCCATATTGGTGGAGATACCAAAACTAATCCCAGCATCAACCTGTCCGCCTCTAGTTTGGCTGGCGCCAATCCCAGACGTGACAACGTTGAAAGTCTTGTGGATTACATGAACGAGCCCACTACTTACGATGGTTTTGACACCATTTCTGAAGTGCATCCTAGTACTCAAAGTACTGATGTTTTCCCTCTAATGAGAAACCTGTCTGATGACGACCTATTCGACATTGCAGGTCATATTCTCATTCAGCCTTCAGTGATTGGCGATCAGTGGGGTGGCGGTAAAGCTAACCGCTAA
- the psbV2 gene encoding photosystem II cytochrome PsbV2 has protein sequence MLKSWLKCCFLAVLWVCLGSLPNSSIAQAGDIDDYIVRYLKVTEPVPIAIDASGETQLFSPEELSDGKRLFDDNCKNCHVGGATLPNPVQSLSMKNLQGATPSRDNVANLIEFQREPTIYDGSDVSFWCRQVPDTWLPDQELANLEAFILRAAEVARGWGTEDVADGIDFT, from the coding sequence ATGCTGAAATCGTGGCTCAAATGTTGTTTTCTTGCCGTTCTTTGGGTTTGTTTGGGAAGTCTCCCAAACAGTTCAATAGCCCAAGCTGGAGATATTGACGATTATATTGTTCGGTATCTTAAGGTGACAGAACCCGTTCCTATTGCAATAGATGCTTCGGGAGAGACTCAGTTGTTTTCTCCCGAAGAGCTGTCAGATGGGAAACGGTTGTTTGACGATAACTGTAAGAATTGCCATGTAGGTGGGGCGACGTTGCCAAATCCCGTGCAATCTTTGTCAATGAAGAATTTGCAAGGGGCAACCCCTTCTCGGGATAACGTTGCCAATCTCATTGAATTCCAACGAGAGCCAACTATTTACGATGGTAGCGATGTTAGCTTTTGGTGCCGCCAGGTCCCTGATACTTGGTTGCCCGATCAAGAACTGGCAAATCTGGAAGCCTTTATTCTCAGAGCTGCTGAAGTAGCTAGGGGTTGGGGCACTGAAGATGTTGCTGATGGCATAGATTTTACTTAA
- the petJ gene encoding cytochrome c6 PetJ: MKKLLSIALTALAVLAFAISSPVLAADAGAGAGVFNANCAACHAGGNNVVQADKTLKADALSANGMDSADAIINQVTNGKGGMPAFGASLSSGDIENVAAYVLDQADKW; encoded by the coding sequence TTGAAAAAACTTCTATCTATTGCTTTGACTGCACTTGCTGTCCTAGCTTTTGCAATCAGCAGCCCTGTTTTAGCCGCTGATGCGGGTGCGGGTGCGGGTGTCTTTAATGCTAACTGTGCTGCTTGCCATGCAGGCGGCAACAATGTTGTCCAAGCAGATAAAACTCTGAAAGCAGATGCTTTATCTGCTAATGGCATGGACTCTGCTGATGCCATTATCAATCAGGTCACCAATGGTAAAGGTGGCATGCCTGCATTTGGTGCTAGCCTTTCCTCTGGCGATATCGAGAACGTTGCTGCATACGTTTTAGATCAAGCTGATAAGTGGTAA
- a CDS encoding ChaN family lipoprotein gives MRRPRPSYLWSLGLGLFLACALPTIGWQVISASSAVSVEQKTLLDQLADAQVVYLGETHNSVADHKAQLAIIRGLFEREPKLAIAMEMFQRPFQDPIDRYLAGEITEAQLQKETEYRQRWGFDWEFYAPVLRFAKQHQLPVIALNTPREITKKVGRQGLESLTSEDYTFIPPLAEIDVSNTAYRQKLKTIYEQFHPGPASEEGFERFFAAQVLWDETMAEKIAQTVRQQPDRIVVVLAGKGHIEQGYGIPDRVARRLSQSSGKDQPFRQSSVYLNPTDDARKIANPPAANYFWTQPGSE, from the coding sequence ATGCGCCGACCCCGTCCGTCTTATTTGTGGTCTTTAGGATTAGGACTGTTTTTGGCCTGTGCACTCCCTACGATTGGCTGGCAAGTCATCAGTGCTTCATCGGCGGTTAGTGTTGAGCAAAAGACTCTTTTAGACCAGTTAGCCGATGCCCAAGTGGTCTATTTGGGGGAAACCCATAACAGTGTGGCTGACCACAAAGCTCAATTAGCGATTATCCGAGGGTTATTTGAACGAGAACCCAAACTTGCGATCGCCATGGAGATGTTTCAGCGTCCCTTTCAAGATCCCATCGATCGCTATCTGGCCGGAGAGATTACAGAGGCACAGTTGCAAAAAGAAACGGAGTATCGTCAACGCTGGGGATTTGACTGGGAATTCTACGCCCCCGTTTTGCGCTTTGCTAAACAGCATCAACTGCCGGTTATTGCTCTTAATACCCCTAGGGAGATCACCAAAAAAGTGGGTCGGCAAGGGTTGGAAAGCCTCACCTCAGAAGACTACACCTTTATCCCTCCTTTAGCAGAGATCGACGTTAGCAATACTGCTTATCGTCAAAAACTTAAGACCATTTATGAACAATTTCATCCCGGCCCTGCTTCTGAAGAAGGGTTTGAGCGCTTTTTTGCCGCGCAAGTTCTTTGGGATGAGACGATGGCTGAAAAAATAGCCCAGACTGTTCGCCAACAGCCTGATCGGATTGTCGTTGTCTTAGCCGGAAAAGGCCATATTGAGCAAGGCTATGGTATCCCCGATCGGGTGGCACGACGTCTCAGCCAGTCTTCTGGGAAAGACCAGCCGTTTCGCCAGTCTTCTGTTTATCTCAATCCTACGGATGATGCTCGTAAGATAGCGAATCCTCCCGCTGCTAATTATTTTTGGACTCAGCCTGGATCGGAATAA